A single genomic interval of Lathyrus oleraceus cultivar Zhongwan6 chromosome 7, CAAS_Psat_ZW6_1.0, whole genome shotgun sequence harbors:
- the LOC127106924 gene encoding polcalcin Cyn d 7: MADRTEIERVFKRFDVNGDGKISLSEFSDALKVLGLTSQDEVQRRMAEIDKDGDGFITLEELAEFQGSHPNLMVDIMKKL; the protein is encoded by the coding sequence ATGGCAGACAGAACTGAGATTGAACGTGTATTCAAACGTTTCGACGTGAACGGCGACGGCAAGATCTCTTTATCTGAGTTTTCTGATGCTCTCAAAGTGTTAGGGTTAACCTCACAGGATGAAGTTCAGCGTCGAATGGCAGAGATTGATAAAGATGGTGATGGCTTTATTACACTTGAAGAGTTGGCTGAATTTCAAGGCTCTCATCCTAACTTGATGGTCGATATCATGAAGAAACTCTAG